GATGTACTGGACGCGCGGCTTCCTCGAGAACGAAGCGAAGCGGCGCCGCTGACGCGCCCCCTCCCCTGCCCCGCCCCATGACCACTCCGCGTTCGACCGCCCATTCCCTCGGCCGCGCGCTCGGTGCGGCCCTGCTGCTCCTCCCCGTCGCGCTGCGCGCGCAGGCCCCCGAGCGCGTCGATGCGGCGATCAACGCGCGCATCCGCGAGGAGGGCACGAGGCGCTCGCAGGTCCTGGCGACCGCGCGGCGACTCTCCGAGGGCTTCGGTCCGCGCCTCTCCGGTGCGCCCGGCTACACCGCCGCGGCGGAATGGGCGGTGAACGAGCTCCGACGCTTCGGCGCGACGCGCGCGGCGCTCGAACCGTGGGGCACGCGCGGCCCCGCGTGGGAGATGACGCGGCACTCGGCGGAGATGACGGCGCCCTTCTACCTGCGCCTCAACGCGCTCCCCAAGGCGTGGAGCCTCCCGATCGCGGGGACGCTCCGCGGGGCGCCGCTGCTCGTGCCGTCGGTGGCGAACGCGCTCGACCGCGAGCGGTGGACGGGGAAGCTGCGCGGCCGGATCGTGATGCTCGGGCGCGTGAACGAGACGGTGGATGCGGCGGCCCGCACCGTCCCGCCACTCACGCGCTGGACCGCGGCGGAACTCGACTCGATGTCACGCATCACCGAGCCGGGCTCGCCGCGGTCGTACTGGGAGGACTTCGATGAATGGGACGAGTACCTTCGCGAGCGGCAGGCGCAACTCGAGTGGATGCATCGCGAAGGGGTGGCCGCCGTGGTGGAGGCGAGCAGCCACGAGCTCACGATCCTCGCGACCAAGTACGTGAGCGGCGCCTCCGCGCGCGACGCCAATCTGCCGGCGTTCATCGTGGCGCGCGAGCAGTATCGGCGGCTGCAGTATTTGGTGGAGCAGGGCGCGCCGGTCACGCTCGAGCTCTCGCTCGCGACCCGCGTGAACACGGCCGACACGATCGGCGTGAACGTCATCGCCGAGATCGCGGGGAGCGACCCGCGCCTGAAAGACGAGGTGGTGATGCTGGGCGGCCACTTCGACAGCTGGCACGCCGCGGGCGGCGCGACCGACAACGCGGCCGGATCGGCAGTGGCGATGGAGGCGCTGCGGATCCTCATCGCGATCGGCGCGACGCCGCGGCGCACGATCCGCCTCGGGCTCTGGGACGGCGAGGAGCAGGAGGACTATCTCGGGGCGGCGGGCTACGTGCGGGCGCACTTCGGCGACCATGCGACGATGCGGCTCAAGCCGGAGCATGCGCGCATCTCCGCCTACTTCAACGTGGACCACGGCACGGGGCGCATCCGCGGCTTCTACCTGCAGGACAACGCCGCGGCGCGCCCGATCCTCGCGGCCTACATGGCGCCGTGGGCGGACCTCGGGCTGAGCATGCTCAACATCCGGAACCGCGGGACGACCGACCATATTGCGTTCACCGGCGTGGGGATCCCGGGGTTCAACGCGATCCAGGACGAGATGGACTACG
This window of the Gemmatimonadota bacterium genome carries:
- a CDS encoding M28 family peptidase, producing the protein MTTPRSTAHSLGRALGAALLLLPVALRAQAPERVDAAINARIREEGTRRSQVLATARRLSEGFGPRLSGAPGYTAAAEWAVNELRRFGATRAALEPWGTRGPAWEMTRHSAEMTAPFYLRLNALPKAWSLPIAGTLRGAPLLVPSVANALDRERWTGKLRGRIVMLGRVNETVDAAARTVPPLTRWTAAELDSMSRITEPGSPRSYWEDFDEWDEYLRERQAQLEWMHREGVAAVVEASSHELTILATKYVSGASARDANLPAFIVAREQYRRLQYLVEQGAPVTLELSLATRVNTADTIGVNVIAEIAGSDPRLKDEVVMLGGHFDSWHAAGGATDNAAGSAVAMEALRILIAIGATPRRTIRLGLWDGEEQEDYLGAAGYVRAHFGDHATMRLKPEHARISAYFNVDHGTGRIRGFYLQDNAAARPILAAYMAPWADLGLSMLNIRNRGTTDHIAFTGVGIPGFNAIQDEMDYESRTHHTGLDGAGFLVEEDLQASSMILASMVYHVANRDALMPRTPLPAPRRK